The following proteins are co-located in the Candidatus Methylomirabilis limnetica genome:
- the coaE gene encoding dephospho-CoA kinase (Dephospho-CoA kinase (CoaE) performs the final step in coenzyme A biosynthesis.) — MVVIGLTGGICSGKSTVAAMFMRLGATVIDADQVAHELVEPDQPLFEAVASAFGREVVGADGRIDRRRLGAMVFADPKARRRLEAILHPSIILECERRIRQAGISGAAACLLDAALLIESGWHTRCDAVILVEASEAVQLDRLEGARGLSRDDAMLRIRAQMPQEEKRPHARYVIENEGLIEETERQVKAVWEQLCARTSM; from the coding sequence ATGGTGGTAATAGGTCTGACCGGGGGCATCTGTTCGGGCAAGAGCACGGTTGCTGCGATGTTTATGCGCCTAGGCGCTACGGTCATCGACGCGGATCAGGTCGCTCACGAGTTAGTGGAGCCAGATCAGCCCCTCTTCGAGGCGGTCGCCTCGGCGTTCGGTCGCGAGGTAGTCGGAGCGGATGGTCGAATTGACCGCCGGAGGCTGGGCGCTATGGTATTCGCCGATCCCAAGGCCCGCAGACGATTGGAGGCGATCCTCCATCCGTCCATTATCCTGGAGTGTGAACGACGTATCCGGCAGGCTGGGATCTCTGGGGCGGCCGCGTGTCTTCTCGATGCCGCGCTGTTGATTGAGAGCGGTTGGCACACTCGCTGTGACGCGGTGATCCTGGTTGAGGCTAGCGAAGCTGTCCAGCTCGACCGCTTGGAAGGGGCCAGGGGCCTCAGCCGAGACGATGCGATGCTGCGCATCAGAGCGCAGATGCCGCAAGAAGAGAAACGTCCCCACGCCCGCTACGTCATCGAGAACGAAGGACTGATTGAAGAGACGGAGCGCCAAGTGAAGGCGGTGTGGGAACAATTGTGCGCCCGGACTTCGATGTAG
- the polA gene encoding DNA polymerase I → MAGRLLHLIDGSSYLFRAYHALPPLTNGEGVPTGAVYGFTKMLLKIIRDERPEAMVVVFDSGGPTERHARFADYKANRAQMPDDLSRQLPYVHRVVEAMRIPLLMQQGQEADDLIGSLAKQAAAQDFHVTIATSDKDMLQLVGPAIRVYDWMKEKVYGEAEVLERFGVPPGQVVEVMGLMGDPIDNIPGVHGIGEKTARSLIQQFGSIEETITRLHEIKSAKVREILRCQVEQARLSRDLASIMTDLHVKLDLGQVALQAPDHLALQALFRELEFTELQRAFTPVTSRSCLRMVVIDREEGIDDAARELLASDSVAIAVAFSGGGTADGELYGLTFCKESDVVLCLLPCPTPGSSLECLRPVLAGEEPAKIGHDLKRTMAALAKEGIVLGGISFDTMVASYLLNPTRSDHSLAAVVLEQLGVVGPASVSKGTEGEDRREEAVRRAAEEAHLAWQLKNVLLPKLEQSGLLPLFKTIEMPLIEVLASMEEVGCRVDTDQLGELGKELEIQLGQVESRIFALAGERFNINSPKQLADVLFQRLKLKPLKRTKTGYSTNVEVLQRLAMTHELPAEVLNYRSLAKLKSTYVDVLLRLADRVSGRIHTSFNQTVTATGRLSSSEPNLQNIPIRSEVGRRIRQTFIASKGQWLLSADYSQIELRILAHLSQDQALIAAFTAGADVHRSTAAEIFGVQSAEMRRRAKVINFGIIYGMSPFGLASELDIPQEEAALYIERYFQTYRGVKAFIDRTVHEAREIGFVSTLWGRRRAIPELKSSDHVVRQLGERLAVNTPIQGSAADLIKVAMIAIFRRLRLERLGTRMILQIHDELLFEVPDAELDVAKRVATEEMERAATLRVPLKVDLGVGTNWAEAHA, encoded by the coding sequence ATGGCAGGTAGATTGCTGCATCTTATCGACGGGAGTTCCTACCTGTTTCGGGCCTACCACGCGCTTCCACCCCTCACTAATGGCGAGGGGGTTCCGACCGGCGCCGTATACGGTTTCACCAAGATGCTTCTGAAGATTATCCGGGACGAGCGTCCAGAGGCCATGGTCGTAGTCTTCGATTCTGGGGGACCGACCGAACGACATGCGCGATTCGCTGACTACAAGGCCAATCGCGCGCAGATGCCAGACGATCTGAGCCGTCAGCTTCCCTATGTCCATCGGGTGGTGGAGGCGATGCGAATCCCGCTCCTGATGCAACAGGGGCAAGAGGCTGACGATCTGATCGGCTCGTTGGCGAAACAGGCCGCGGCACAGGATTTTCACGTGACTATTGCGACGAGTGATAAGGATATGCTCCAACTCGTTGGACCCGCAATTCGGGTCTATGATTGGATGAAGGAGAAGGTCTACGGCGAAGCGGAGGTCCTGGAGCGCTTCGGTGTGCCCCCCGGTCAGGTGGTGGAGGTGATGGGACTGATGGGCGATCCGATCGACAACATCCCTGGCGTACACGGGATCGGGGAGAAGACCGCCAGGAGCCTCATCCAGCAATTCGGGAGCATCGAAGAGACTATTACTCGCTTACATGAGATCAAGTCCGCAAAGGTCCGGGAGATTCTGAGGTGTCAGGTCGAGCAGGCCCGTCTCAGCCGGGATCTGGCCAGCATCATGACAGATCTCCATGTGAAGCTGGACCTGGGGCAGGTGGCGCTGCAGGCGCCTGACCACCTTGCTCTACAGGCCCTCTTTCGGGAGCTGGAGTTCACAGAGCTTCAGCGGGCGTTTACCCCTGTGACTTCGCGTAGCTGTCTCCGCATGGTCGTTATTGATCGCGAGGAGGGGATCGACGATGCCGCCAGGGAACTCCTGGCCTCCGACAGCGTGGCCATTGCCGTCGCATTCAGTGGCGGCGGGACGGCTGATGGGGAACTCTATGGGCTTACCTTCTGCAAAGAGTCTGATGTTGTCCTCTGCCTCCTTCCATGCCCAACTCCTGGGTCTTCTCTTGAGTGCCTGCGACCTGTCCTGGCGGGCGAGGAACCAGCAAAGATCGGCCACGACCTCAAGCGGACCATGGCTGCCCTTGCGAAGGAGGGCATCGTCCTGGGAGGGATCTCCTTCGACACGATGGTGGCTTCCTATCTCCTGAACCCCACCAGATCGGATCACTCCCTTGCTGCTGTGGTGCTGGAGCAGTTGGGGGTAGTGGGTCCTGCGTCGGTTTCCAAAGGCACGGAGGGGGAGGACAGGCGGGAGGAGGCAGTGAGGCGGGCGGCCGAGGAGGCTCACCTTGCGTGGCAACTCAAAAATGTGTTGCTTCCGAAACTTGAGCAGTCAGGGCTGCTGCCGCTGTTTAAAACGATCGAGATGCCGTTGATCGAGGTCTTAGCCTCGATGGAGGAAGTCGGGTGCAGGGTTGATACCGACCAACTCGGCGAGCTGGGCAAGGAGCTGGAGATCCAGCTCGGCCAGGTCGAGTCGCGGATCTTCGCCCTGGCGGGCGAGCGATTCAACATCAATTCACCTAAGCAGTTGGCGGATGTGTTATTTCAGCGACTAAAGCTTAAGCCGCTCAAGCGGACCAAGACCGGCTATTCTACCAATGTGGAGGTACTTCAGCGGTTGGCCATGACTCACGAGCTACCTGCCGAGGTCCTGAATTACCGGAGTCTCGCGAAACTCAAATCGACCTATGTTGATGTGCTGCTCAGGCTTGCTGATCGCGTGAGCGGTCGAATTCATACATCGTTCAATCAGACGGTGACCGCCACAGGACGCCTGAGCTCCAGCGAGCCCAACCTCCAGAATATCCCCATCCGCAGCGAGGTTGGGCGGCGAATCCGACAGACTTTCATCGCCTCGAAGGGTCAGTGGCTCTTGTCGGCCGACTATTCCCAGATCGAGCTGCGGATCCTGGCGCACCTTTCACAGGACCAGGCTTTAATCGCTGCCTTCACGGCAGGGGCTGATGTGCACCGCAGCACTGCAGCCGAGATATTCGGGGTGCAGTCGGCGGAGATGCGACGACGGGCAAAGGTGATCAACTTTGGCATCATCTACGGGATGAGTCCCTTTGGCCTGGCCTCGGAACTCGATATACCACAGGAGGAAGCCGCTCTGTACATCGAGCGCTATTTCCAGACATATCGCGGTGTCAAGGCATTTATCGACCGGACGGTCCATGAAGCCAGGGAGATCGGCTTCGTGAGTACGCTCTGGGGACGCCGCCGGGCTATCCCGGAACTCAAGAGCTCCGACCATGTGGTTCGACAACTTGGGGAGCGGTTAGCAGTGAACACGCCGATTCAGGGATCTGCCGCAGACCTGATCAAGGTCGCGATGATCGCCATCTTCCGACGCCTGAGGTTGGAAAGGTTGGGGACCAGGATGATTCTTCAGATCCACGATGAGCTGTTGTTCGAGGTGCCCGACGCTGAGTTGGACGTCGCCAAGCGGGTGGCCACCGAAGAGATGGAGCGGGCAGCCACGCTCCGCGTTCCCCTGAAGGTAGACCTCGGGGTTGGGACAAACTGGGCTGAGGCCCATGCCTAG
- the prfA gene encoding peptide chain release factor 1 gives MLERLKTIEQRSSEIGLEMSDLAVISDRPRFQRLAKAHAELEPVVDAFQRHRKLLRSQEETKTLLHDGVDDDVRELAEAELKELAIKLEKLEEELKLLLLPRDPADEKNIILEVRAGAGGGEAALFAAELVRMYTRYAELHGWRVEVLSASQTGVGGVKEAILGVEGRGAYSRLKFESGVHRVQRVPVTESSGRIHTSTVTVAVLAEAEDVEVQIDPKDLRIDVFRSTGPGGQSVNTTDSAVRITHLPTGLVVTCQDEKSQHKNRAKAMKVLRARLLDAATAEQAAEISQTRRLQVGTGDRSERIRTYNFPQGRLTDHRIGITLYSLQRILEGEMEELIDTLVTNNQAERLKALV, from the coding sequence TTGCTTGAGCGCCTGAAGACCATCGAGCAGCGATCTTCTGAGATCGGACTGGAGATGAGTGATCTGGCTGTCATTAGCGATCGGCCCCGTTTCCAACGGCTGGCCAAGGCGCATGCGGAGCTGGAACCGGTGGTAGACGCGTTCCAGCGGCATCGTAAGCTTCTGCGGAGCCAGGAAGAGACGAAGACGCTGCTGCATGATGGGGTCGATGACGACGTGCGCGAGCTGGCGGAAGCGGAACTGAAGGAGCTGGCCATCAAGCTGGAGAAGCTTGAAGAGGAGTTGAAACTTCTGTTGCTTCCGCGAGATCCGGCCGACGAGAAAAACATCATTCTGGAGGTGCGAGCAGGGGCTGGCGGCGGAGAGGCCGCACTATTCGCTGCGGAACTGGTCAGGATGTACACCCGATACGCCGAACTGCATGGCTGGCGGGTGGAGGTCCTGTCGGCGAGTCAGACCGGTGTCGGTGGAGTGAAGGAAGCGATTCTCGGCGTTGAAGGGCGCGGGGCGTACAGCCGCCTTAAATTCGAGAGCGGTGTCCATCGGGTGCAGCGGGTGCCGGTCACGGAATCGAGCGGGCGGATTCATACCTCTACGGTGACGGTGGCAGTCCTCGCTGAGGCGGAAGATGTAGAGGTCCAGATCGATCCCAAGGATCTTCGGATCGATGTCTTTCGGTCCACGGGTCCGGGAGGACAGTCTGTAAACACCACCGATTCGGCCGTGCGGATCACCCACCTGCCGACCGGGTTGGTGGTCACCTGCCAGGATGAGAAGTCGCAACACAAGAACCGGGCCAAGGCGATGAAGGTGCTGCGAGCTCGCCTGCTTGATGCAGCCACGGCGGAGCAGGCGGCAGAGATTTCGCAAACGCGCCGTCTGCAAGTGGGGACAGGGGACCGAAGTGAGCGGATCCGCACCTACAACTTCCCACAAGGTCGCCTCACTGACCACCGGATTGGGATCACGCTTTACAGCCTCCAGCGGATCCTGGAAGGGGAGATGGAGGAACTGATTGATACACTGGTGACCAATAATCAAGCCGAGCGATTGAAAGCCTTGGTGTGA
- the dnaJ gene encoding molecular chaperone DnaJ, producing the protein MSKRDYYQVLGVDREAPSDEIKRAYRRLAHKYHPDKNSGDKASEEQFKEAAEAYEILNNPEKRAAYDRFGAAGEGAGLGGFGDARVGSVFEDLFDGFFGGSTRRAASRGADLRYNLEISLEEAVIGTAKEITIPRLEPCGVCKGNGAKPGTSPTACRSCRGSGQVRYSQGFLTISQTCSACRGEGRVIEHRCRDCRGTGRSRSNRSLTVKIPAGVDTGMRLKLQGEGEEGPQWGDRGDLYVVITVKEHPLFSRNGDDLYCEVPVRFVQAALGAELEIPSFFGKTKLKIPPGTQSGAEFRIRGKGVAGVRGNSLGDLAVRIVVEVPRKLTTQQRELLEAYAELEGGEEGHLVTSFFEKVKSLFG; encoded by the coding sequence ATGAGCAAGCGTGACTACTACCAGGTGCTGGGGGTGGATCGGGAAGCCCCTTCCGATGAGATTAAACGAGCCTATCGTCGGCTGGCCCATAAGTATCACCCTGATAAGAACTCTGGAGATAAGGCATCGGAGGAGCAGTTCAAAGAGGCCGCGGAAGCCTATGAGATTCTGAATAACCCTGAGAAACGAGCGGCCTATGACCGGTTCGGAGCTGCCGGCGAAGGGGCTGGCTTAGGGGGTTTTGGCGATGCCAGGGTTGGGTCTGTGTTCGAGGATCTTTTCGATGGGTTCTTTGGAGGGTCTACTCGACGGGCTGCCTCCCGAGGCGCCGATCTTCGTTACAACCTTGAGATCAGTCTTGAGGAAGCGGTCATCGGGACGGCGAAAGAGATCACCATCCCCCGCTTGGAGCCCTGCGGCGTCTGCAAGGGGAATGGCGCGAAGCCCGGAACATCCCCAACCGCTTGTCGTTCCTGTCGCGGCAGCGGCCAGGTCCGGTACTCGCAAGGCTTTCTAACGATCAGCCAGACCTGCTCGGCTTGCCGAGGCGAGGGGCGTGTCATCGAACATCGATGCCGGGACTGTAGAGGCACGGGGCGGTCACGGTCCAATCGGTCCCTTACAGTGAAGATTCCTGCGGGTGTGGATACGGGGATGCGCTTGAAACTTCAAGGTGAGGGCGAGGAAGGTCCTCAGTGGGGGGATCGAGGCGATCTGTATGTCGTCATTACCGTGAAGGAGCACCCGCTCTTCTCACGGAACGGCGACGACCTCTACTGTGAGGTCCCCGTCAGGTTTGTTCAGGCAGCCTTGGGGGCCGAGTTAGAGATTCCGAGCTTTTTCGGAAAGACGAAGCTCAAGATTCCACCCGGGACCCAGTCCGGCGCTGAGTTCCGCATTCGTGGGAAGGGCGTGGCAGGCGTGCGCGGTAATAGCTTGGGAGACCTTGCGGTCAGGATCGTCGTCGAGGTACCAAGGAAGCTTACTACGCAGCAGCGCGAGTTACTAGAGGCCTACGCTGAGCTGGAGGGCGGAGAAGAGGGCCATCTGGTTACGAGCTTCTTTGAGAAGGTCAAAAGCCTTTTTGGCTGA
- the grpE gene encoding nucleotide exchange factor GrpE produces the protein MDQENEEAKAPTSDNVQESPVAPTTELELTIDKLQAVLKEKIAEVESLNDRLLRLQAEFENYKKRAARERGEFVRFANEGLLLELLPVGDSLEHAAATTRSGADAQGVAEGLDVIRRLFQATLEKVAVKAIEALGHEFDPNFHQAVIQVESTDGLDNIVVEEVRKGYLLEGRLLRPAMVKVSKGAVPSSEFRVSSVDEDEPETRSPESGIYEP, from the coding sequence ATGGATCAAGAAAACGAAGAAGCCAAAGCGCCGACAAGCGATAACGTCCAGGAGAGCCCTGTCGCCCCCACGACCGAGCTAGAGTTGACGATCGACAAGCTACAGGCCGTTCTCAAGGAAAAGATTGCTGAGGTAGAGTCGCTCAACGACCGCCTCCTTCGCCTGCAGGCGGAGTTTGAGAACTACAAGAAGCGAGCGGCCCGCGAGCGGGGCGAGTTCGTGAGGTTCGCGAACGAAGGACTACTTTTAGAGCTGCTGCCTGTGGGGGACAGTCTGGAGCATGCTGCTGCCACGACCAGGTCTGGAGCAGACGCTCAAGGCGTTGCCGAAGGCCTCGATGTCATTCGGCGGCTTTTTCAGGCAACATTGGAGAAGGTAGCGGTGAAGGCCATCGAGGCGTTGGGGCATGAGTTCGATCCGAACTTCCATCAGGCTGTGATTCAGGTAGAGTCGACTGATGGACTGGACAACATCGTGGTCGAAGAGGTCCGAAAGGGGTACCTCCTGGAAGGACGTTTGCTGCGGCCGGCGATGGTAAAGGTATCGAAGGGAGCAGTTCCGAGTTCCGAGTTCCGAGTTTCGAGTGTCGATGAGGATGAACCCGAAACCCGGAGCCCGGAATCCGGCATATATGAGCCATGA
- the rho gene encoding transcription termination factor Rho, with protein MNIVELKEKTISELSGIARTLNVVGASGLRKQELIFKILEAQTEKSGLIFAEGVLEVLSDGFGFLRAPDYNYLPGPDDIYVSPSQIRRFDLRTGDTVSGQVRPPKEGERYFALLKVEAVNFENPELVKDKILFDNLTPLFPNQRIRLETTQDEMNMRVMDLLTPIGKGQRALIVAPPRTGKTILLQKIANSITKNHPEVVLIVLLIDERPEEVTDFQRSVKAEVVSSTFDEPPTRHVQVAEMVIEKAKRLVEHKRDVVILLDSITRLGRAYNTIVPPSGKILSGGVDSNALQRPKRFFGAARNIEEGGSLTIIATALIDTGSRMDDVIFEEFKGTGNCELVLDRRLVDKRVFPAIDIFRSGTRKEELLLTQEELNRMWILRKVLQTMGVVEAMELLLEKLRQAKSNEDFMRAMNS; from the coding sequence ATGAACATCGTAGAGTTGAAAGAGAAGACCATCTCTGAGCTGAGCGGCATTGCCAGGACCCTGAACGTGGTGGGTGCCAGCGGCCTCCGCAAGCAAGAGCTCATCTTTAAGATCCTGGAGGCACAAACCGAGAAGAGTGGGCTGATCTTCGCGGAGGGCGTACTCGAGGTTCTGTCAGATGGGTTTGGCTTCCTTCGGGCGCCGGACTACAATTACCTTCCGGGGCCGGATGACATTTACGTATCGCCGTCGCAGATTCGGCGCTTTGACCTTAGGACTGGCGATACTGTCTCGGGACAGGTGAGACCCCCCAAGGAAGGGGAGCGTTACTTCGCCCTCCTCAAGGTCGAGGCGGTGAACTTCGAAAACCCGGAGCTGGTTAAGGATAAGATCCTCTTCGATAACCTGACTCCCCTTTTCCCGAATCAACGGATCCGACTGGAGACCACACAGGACGAGATGAACATGCGGGTGATGGATCTTCTCACGCCGATCGGCAAGGGGCAGCGTGCGCTGATCGTCGCCCCACCGAGGACGGGCAAGACCATTCTCCTGCAAAAGATCGCCAACAGCATCACCAAGAATCACCCTGAGGTGGTCCTGATCGTTCTCCTGATCGACGAACGGCCGGAGGAGGTAACGGACTTCCAGCGCTCTGTCAAAGCTGAGGTGGTGAGTTCCACCTTCGACGAACCGCCAACGCGTCACGTTCAGGTGGCCGAGATGGTGATCGAGAAGGCCAAACGGTTGGTGGAACACAAGCGGGACGTGGTGATCTTGCTGGATTCTATCACTCGACTGGGAAGGGCCTACAACACCATTGTCCCGCCGAGCGGCAAGATCCTCTCTGGCGGCGTGGACAGCAACGCGTTGCAGCGCCCTAAACGGTTCTTCGGGGCGGCGCGGAATATCGAAGAGGGCGGCAGCCTGACGATCATAGCCACAGCCCTTATCGATACCGGTAGCCGGATGGACGACGTCATCTTCGAGGAGTTCAAAGGGACCGGCAACTGCGAGCTTGTCCTGGACCGAAGGTTGGTGGACAAGCGGGTCTTTCCTGCCATCGACATCTTCAGGTCAGGCACACGTAAGGAGGAGCTCCTGCTCACACAGGAAGAGCTTAACCGGATGTGGATTCTCCGCAAGGTCCTCCAGACTATGGGCGTGGTGGAGGCGATGGAACTCCTGCTTGAGAAGTTGAGGCAAGCCAAATCGAACGAAGATTTCATGAGGGCAATGAATTCGTAG